The Bacillota bacterium genome segment GTTATCAGTTATCCGGAAGAAAAGGATACTAATGCTAAATCTCTATTAAACGCAATTTCTAATGATGTTGCGATAAAAGGTTTCTCCTTCGAAAACACCTACGCGTATAAGTACAAAGCTGGTGATGCGACTGACGAGTTATACTTCGAAGGAGAAGATATAGTCTTTGAAAATAACAGAGTTAAGGTTTGGGCAGACAAATTGGCGATAAGAATTCGGGGCCCGATTCCTGAAGATAAAGATCCAACTAAATCACCATATAACATTGGACCATATGATGGGGTTGTTGTTAAGAACAACTATGTAGAAGGCTTAAGTAGTACATGGGGTACGGTTTACATCCAAGGAATAGGCGGTACGATCGAAGACAATACGATAATAGCTGGCGTAAATGGCCTCCAAATACAACCATATAGCAATGCAGTTGATGGTTTTGTGAGGAACAACCAGATTGCCGCCTATAAGTATTCAATCTGGCACAACTTTCATAACACTAATGATAGCTCAGAAGTCCGTGGGGAGTGGATTTATGAAGACAATACCCTTACGCCAAATGCCCCTATCGATAAGTCCAAGTATGCAGAAGGTCCGCACAATTGGATTGGCGTCCTCTTTTCAACCGGAGAACCCGAGGTTGAATTTGCGGGGAACACATTTGATGGTTCCAACGCATTTGAAGATATTGAAGGCGAGGTTCTTAAAAATATATGGAAAGGTGCAATCGGGATATGGTTTTGGACTAACATAGATGCAACAAATTCTGTATTTGATATCACTGATAATGTATTTGAGAGTGTCACTGTAGGAATTCAAAAAGATGTTGGTAATGCAGATATGGACCAAATTTTAGAAGATAATACTTTCCCGGAAGGCAGCCAGGTCATCGGCAGCGAAGTTAAAGTATTTGTGCCAGAGGAAAACACAGTATACAACAAGAACACCGGAGCAGAGTATACCATCATTCAGACAGCTATCAATGAAGCTAGTATAGGTGACACTATTTTGGTCGGGCCGGGGGAATATGAAGAGGACATTACACTTGGGTTTAATAATCTTATCCTGAGAGGGCCTAACGCAGGTACTTCCGGTTATAAAGATCGTGAAGATGAAGCGGTTATCGTTGGCACAGTGGAGTTCCAAGCAAATAATATTACATTTGACGGTTTTACGGTAAATCCTAAGCCTAAGGATACTTTAATACTTCAAGGGTGGCCGGAAAAAAATTGGGATGAAATTACAATTCGAAACAATCGCCTTCTGATGGACAAGACACATCGTTTAGCTATCTGGTTACAAAATAATGATAGAGAAAATCTTCGTCAGGTAACGGTGACTGGTAACTATATCGAGGGCCCTGCTCGTCAAGGTGGAATCGATATAATCGGAACCAAAGGTTCTGTAGTTAGCGGTAACCATATTATCAATACAGGAGAAAATGTCGCACAATACGGCATTTGGGTCGTAGGAAACGAAAATGTTGACCTAAACAGCAACCGCATCGAGGGATGGGATGATGGTCTGATATTTGAAGGTAACGTTGGCTCGAGTGTTACTAACAACTTGATTGAGGATAACAATATAGGAGTTTTGCGCGGAGATTGGCGGCAATATAAGTGGGCTTATCCAGAGCCTTGGGAGGAACTGTCCTTCCAGGTTGACGCAACAGGCTGTATAATCGATGGCAATGACTTTGTCGACAACGCCGTCCATCTAAAGGATGAAACCAGAGGACAATATCAGCATGAATCTGTTCCGCCCGTCAATCCGCTGAACCTTGATGAAGTCCTCAAAAACAACACCTTTTCAGAAGGCAGCCAGGTTATCGGCAGCCAAATTAAAGTGTCAACCTGGACGGGTGCCGGCAGCTATGAAGCAGGGGCAGAAATCGCTCTGGAAACAGTACCGTCAGATGGGTATGTGTTTGTCAACTGGACTGGTGGCGAAGGGGAGGCGAGTACCGAAAACCCCTACGCCTTTACCATGGGCTCAGAAGCACTGGAGCTAACGGCTGACTTTACAGAAGAAGAGTCACTGGCAGATGAAGAAGAACTAGGAGAACTCGACATCACACCCCTTGAGACAGTCATCGAAGAAGCGATAGCTGCTAAAGGTGGCATCACAGTTAGCGAAGACGGACAAGACGTTTCGGCAGGTGCCTACTGGGTAACGCAAGCAGACATGGACGCTCTGGATGAAGCTATTGCTGTCGCTGAAGCAGCGAGGGGTACTATGGAAACCCGACAGGATGTTGCTGATGCCGTAGAGAAACTAGAAGCAGCAGTTTCAATCTTCAATGACGCTAAGCAGGAAGCGATAGATGAGCAAGAAGCAGAAGAAGTCGGTGACGAAATCGAAAAAGACATCGAAGAAGAAGATGAAACCAATCCCATTTATAACTGAAAAACCTTATAGATAGTGGTAAATCTAGCCTCTTGTACTAAAGTATGAGGGGCTTTTTTATGTGATTTCGTACTTTAGGTTGATGATTTCCTCCGGATGTTTTCCTAAACTCTATGTGTGAAGGTGGCGTGATGTATATGAAGGCGATTCGGAAACGGCGCGATGGCTATGCCGCGTTGCTCATCATCACCGTAATTTTGGCGGCGTGGTTTACCGTGAGGCTTATGCCAAAGACAGCTTTTGTCTTTGGTAGCGCCAGCGTTGCCTTTTTCATGCTTCTGATCAGACAAAACCGGCTGCTTTTCGACGCCGGGCTTATCCGGGATAATCCCATCCTCTCGGTGCCATCAGCTGTTGTCTATACAAGCAACGGTCATGAAAAAAGGGACGTACAAGAGAGCATTGTGTCCACCTTCGGCATCCTGATAGGTAGCAGAATCTACAAATGGAACTGTGACGGGATCTATGGAGTGCGGCTGAGGACCATTGAGATTGACCGGGCACGGATCTATCTGACCTTCGGTGATGGGGGCGAAACCATGCGGGTGGAGCTTCTGCATGGTATAACCGATGAGCAGGCGGTGATGGATGTAAAACAAAAACTGTGGCGTGAAACTGGCGTAACAGCTGTGATCCATGGTTGGTAATTGGTCATCGCAAATAAATCAAAGAGGGAGTGATACTGTGAGTAGATTTTGTACCAGCTGCGGTAAACCACTGGGCGAAGGTGCGAAATTCTGCACCGGGTGTGGTGCGGCTGTGGTTTCTGTACCCACTGAAGTCGAAGGAGCTGAGGCTGATATTTCGGCTGAGGCCAAAGTTTCTACGGCAAAACCCACAGAAGTTATTAAGGAGATAAAACCCGAAGAAAAGCAAAAGACCCCACAGCACAAAACCGCCTTGGCAGCAAAAGTTACCGAAAAGATCAAGGCCAAAGCAAAAAAAGAGATACCGGCTTACACAAAAACGATCTTTTCTGATGCTGTTCCCGCTTATGCGGCTGCGGGAGAGCTGGCGCTACCCATGGAGCATGTGCCAGCTCTCACAGCCATCGGTGATGAAGGGTTATTGTCTGTGCTAAAAAGCGGGTTTACTGGACTGATAGGCGGCTTCAAACGAACGCTGGGCGACAAAAAACGGCTGGCTTTGGTTATCGCATTGTCGATTATTTGGTTGCTTGTAAACGTTTTAGCTGCCTTGGGTACCTTTCCCCTTCCGGTCCGTTTGCTTTCCTGGCTCACGGCTGCCCGGGGGAGTCTTATCGGCGGTACCATCGGAAAAGGGCTTGTTGCCGCGCTGCTGGCGCAGGTCATTACCGATAAAGGTATGTTTAAGGCATTGAAAGGTGGCCTGGGGCAGTTCGGTAGCGTTGTGAAGAGTGGAACAGGAAAGGTTGTGCCACTGTTGCTAGGGGCTGGAGCAGCCCTGGTCGCCTGTAATATTATGGTTTCTACTAATCTGCAAAATACGATGGTCTGTGTAGCGGGCTTTGCACTTTCGGCAAAGGCGCTGACACAAAATGGTTTTTTGCGACGTTTCATCACGGGTTTGTTGCCCAAGGCAAAAGCCTCCGTAACAAGTATCATGGGAGGCTGGACGATGGGCTTTGCGCTGTTTGCGATAGTCAGTATCCTGCCGGGAGGGCGAAATGGTTATCTGTTTGGAATCCTACTGCTGATTGTTGGAGCTATCTTAGCAATTGTTAACAAAAACAGAGAGGAGGCGACGGCATAATGAAAACAAGTAAGGTAAGGTGCTTTGTGGCTTGTCTCACCCTTGTGCTTTGTTATGTTATGCTTGCGCCGCTATCGGTGTTTGCTCAAGGCAAAGATACAGAAATACCCAAAGGTTATGTGGACCCCGTCCGTACGCTGGGCATGAAGCGTGGAGATGTGAATGGTTTCGCAGATTTTTGGGATCGCTTGGAAGAGATTCGACTTGTGCCTTATGAAGCATTTTTAGTACATTTTGATGCTTTTTATAATATGGCTGAAAATAAAAGGTTTCATCCCATAAGTGGCGAGACCCTAGTTATTAAAAGAGGTGAAGTAATACCGGAGTATAGGCTGGATGTTAGCTATGGCCCTTTTAATTATACAACAGGCGGTGTAACTAATACCGCTGAGGCAACAGGTGAATTTATCATGAAGAACGTCCAGTTTGGGACCACAAAAGGAGCTGGGATTTTATACAATGTTGGCGGCTCTTTTTCTGCTCAATCAGGTGGAACCAGCACATATGGTTGGGAATTCGAGGAATCAAGGGATTATGGGAGTCAATATCATTTGCCGGAGGCTTCATATGTAGCTGTTGCTAGAATTGAAGATGACCCCAATACAATGATAGTAAGAGCTGACGCTTATGCTGTAACCGATGATGATAGTATTAGCAAACTGACAGGTGTCATGGTAAATTTTCGGGTGGAAGGCGTAAAGCTAGGCAAAGCTTCTAAAGATCAGGCATCGGCAACTATTGATACCTGGGCCGATAAAGACGCCGGCGAAAGCGATGTCGAGATCCCAGCTGCCCTGGCTACCGTAATCTTTGGCGGGATGGCGGCAATTGTCGGAGCCGGCACAGGCGGTGGCGGCGACGATGATGGAGGGAAAAAGAAAAGCCGCTACAAAATGTGCTTGAAAAAGGATTTTGGTGATGCTATCCGCTATAACAAACCGCCGGTAACAGTCTATGCCCGCATAGCAGAGATTACTCCGGAAGGAGAAGAAGTAGACCGACCGGATTTGACGGCATCCCTAGATATTTTCTCTGGGGGAAGTTTAACAGTGCAAGACTGCAGCCTGGCTGGCAACTATATGGGCGCTTTGGTCTCTGCCCAGTCGGTGCCGGGCGGTCAAAACCCCGACAGCGGAATTATCAGCATCCGCTACAGCGGGGAGGGCGGTAGCTTTCAAAACAACGTGACCTTCCGCCTTATCGGTGACCCCTATATCTCGCTGGCTGGCCCCAATCTTTCCGTTTTGGTGGGGTCAAAGGAAAAGTTCACCATGCCCATTGAATTTGTCGATTTTACCCAGCCTCCCACCAATATAGTGTTAGACGGCGATCCGCTGCCTATAACCTTAGAACAGGATGCCGGAGGAAATTACTATATAGAAGTAACTGATGACACACCAAAACCCGAAGCTATTACTAGTTTCTTTGAAGAAATGCCTTACACCATTTCAGCCGATAGTGGGGATGAATCCGTCAAGGCGAGATTTACCGTACTAAAATGCTACGAAGGTATACTGGCAGATTTTCTTGGCAAAGAAAACGAAATTATGGCTTACAAGAACGAAGATGGAGAAATGCCCATCACCCACATTGGTTTGCAGTTGGGGGTGTGGGATAAAGAAAAAAGCCGGCTTGAACTCATCGCGCCCACCGAGCTGGAGATAGCTTACGAAGACAAAGAAGGCATCTATGAGCTTATCGGGCTATCCTATGAGCACAATATTGACCTTAGTACCTCGGAGCACACAGTCTATTCCTTTACGGCGAAAAAATCCTTGCCTTCCCCAGATAAAATTGAGGGAACATTATCTTACTCCAGCCAAATAAGCGATACTCAAATTAAGAGTGAATCCACTATCTATCTGGTACCGGATCTACTGACCTACGCCAAAGACTTTGACCAAGAATTCAAAAACTGTGAGCAGATTATCTTTACTTACATGTCCGGAGAGTTAATGAAGCGCAAAGCCGAAGAGCTGTATCGGGATAAAAACAAATTGGGTCTGGAGGACCTGAAGCTTTTCCGCAAGCACTGCTGGGAAATTGCCAGCCGCATGATACTGCAAAAAAAAGAAGACTACATGCAAGATGTCTATTGGTATGATGAGCGCATTGCCGAGCTGGAGTTGACTGTATTTGTGGGAGATGTGGCCTTTGCTCTTGCTACAGCACCTTTTGGCGGCCCAATAACAGCATTTTTGGCCGATACCGCTAAGTCGACATTCCTGGAGCTGTGTGAGGAGTATGTGAAAAAGGGCGATATTTTCAATTGGGATACTCTGCAGGAAGTCATCTGGAACCGCTTTAAGCAATCCATAGGTAGCGTGGATA includes the following:
- a CDS encoding zinc-ribbon domain-containing protein — its product is MVGNWSSQINQRGSDTVSRFCTSCGKPLGEGAKFCTGCGAAVVSVPTEVEGAEADISAEAKVSTAKPTEVIKEIKPEEKQKTPQHKTALAAKVTEKIKAKAKKEIPAYTKTIFSDAVPAYAAAGELALPMEHVPALTAIGDEGLLSVLKSGFTGLIGGFKRTLGDKKRLALVIALSIIWLLVNVLAALGTFPLPVRLLSWLTAARGSLIGGTIGKGLVAALLAQVITDKGMFKALKGGLGQFGSVVKSGTGKVVPLLLGAGAALVACNIMVSTNLQNTMVCVAGFALSAKALTQNGFLRRFITGLLPKAKASVTSIMGGWTMGFALFAIVSILPGGRNGYLFGILLLIVGAILAIVNKNREEATA